The DNA region ATTGAAAGTTCTGAAGTCTTACATATGAACCATCCTGCAGGAAGCGGTCGGAAGCCCTTGCATTACCATTAGGATCACCGATCACAGGACGTGGAATATTGGTGTTTGTATTGGTAGGCGTCCAGAAGTTCAGCATGTCTGTGTGGTGGTTGTTATACTGTCCCAGCATCAGGTCGCGGTAGATACCATTGTATACTTTGTTGCCCGCACTTCCTTGCCAGAACATAGAAAAGTCGAACTGGCCATAGCCCAGCGAAAGGTTGAGACCGTAGTAGATATTAGGTATAGAACGCCCAAGGTAAATACGATCGTCATCGGTGATCTTTCCGTCTTTGTTGGTGTCCTGGAACTTCACATCACCAGGAGCTGCATTGATCTGCGTTGGCGATTTTGAAACATCGTCTGCATCACGGAAGATGCCGATCATTTTATAGCCATACAATTCACCTACAGAACGTCCTACTTCTGTTTTACTTGCAGCGCCATAGATAGGGTTATCATTAGGTCCTAATTTCAGCACCTTGTTATCCAGTGTGTGCACATTACCATTTACGCTATAGGTAAGTTTTCCTCTTGAGCCATGGTATTGCAGGCTCATCTCTACACCGGTGTTAAGCGTAGATGCCGCATTTGTTCTTACATCCCATGGAAATGAACCGATGGATAAAGAGATAGGTACACGTGCTAACAGATCTTCTGTTTTATTCCTGTAGTATTCAGCTGTGAAGATGAGCTTGTCTTGCAACAAACCCAGGTCAAGTGCCACGTTGGTTGTTTTCTTTCTTTCCCATTTCAAGCCCGGATCTACCAAAGAAACAACGGTTGCACCCGGAGCTAGCGTATTACCAAACAAGTAGCTGGCATTAGGGTTAATGAATGATTGGTATTCATAAAATTCAATGTCCTGGTTGCCCAACTCACCATATCCACCTCTCAGTTTCAATGAGCTGATAACAGTAGGAAGCTTGATGAACTTTTCGTTGTGAATATTCCATGCTGCAGCTACAGAAGAGAAGTTGCCCCAGCGCAGATCAGGGTTGAACCTAGAAGTTCCATCTCTACGGAAGTTAAAGGTGAGTAAGTAGCGACTGTCGAAGTTGTAGTTGGCTCTTCCAAAGAAAGAAGAAAGTGTAGCAGTACCTGAACCACTTGCCAGTGTTTTGGAAGCTGGATCTGCAATGGCACTGAACGTATAAAAATAAGGCTCTGGCAAACCTACGCCACTTGCATTGGTCCAGCTGTTCCTAAATTTCTGGAATGCCTGGCCGGCCAGCAGGTCTACTTTATGACGACCTTTTTGGAAGTTATAAGTAAGGGTGTTTTCTACCATAGAAGTTATGTCGGCACCTTTACCTTCAAACATGAACGACTGTGTGTTGATGTAGTACCAGCCGAGATCGTACGTTGGTTCAAAAGCAAAGTTCCTGAAGTCTGTACGGTCGTAGCTCAGGTTGATCTTATACTTCAGGTTCTTAATAGGCTCTATCTCGCCCCAGAAGTTTCCTAATGCCCTGTTGCGGTCACTGGTATTTTGCAGCAGGTTATTCATACCAATCACGTTCAGGCTAATGGCACGCTGTGTAGCATTGTCGCTTCCACCATAACCACGCAGCCTGTTAGGATCGTGAACCGGCATGGTAGGTATGGCTGTAACCAGGCTGGTAACAGCGCCACCAAATACAGCATGAAACTGCATTCCATTAAAAGGATTTACTTTCTCTGATTTTGTGTAAAAAATCTTTGAACCATAGCTGAAGATGCCTTTGCGGCCGGTAAGACCGGCATTAATTGTATAACGCTTATAGTTCTGAGGTCCGCGGTAAGTGCTGCTCTGGTCGAAATAACCAACGGAAGCATTGTATGCCGCAGACTCGTTACCGCCAGCAAACCGGATATTATGATCCTGGATGACACCGGTTTTGAAACCTTCTGCCTGCCAGTCAGTATTTACATTGTTGATGAAACGTGGGTTGGTAGGATCGTTTCCTGGTGCAATGGCTAATCCAGCATTTAGCTCAGCTGTATTAGTTATTTTTCTATAACCTGCAGCATCGGTAACAGATAGTTTTCGTGGCACATTCTGCACACCAGCATAGCCGGTATAATCTACTTTTAGTTCACCCACTTTAGCTTTTTTGGTAGTGATAACCACCACACCTGCATAGGCACGTACACCATAGATAGCGCCGGCAGATGCATCTTTCAACACCTGTATGCTTTCAATGTCGTTGGGAGAAAGATCAAAAGGATTGTTCATTTGAACACCATCTACAATGAACAACGGATTGTTGTTACCAAAGGTGCTGATACCCCTGATCTTCATCTGTACAAACCCTCCTGGCTCACCCGAACCATGTACAGTTACACCCGGCGCCTGCCCCTGTAGCATCCTGGCCACATCGTGTGTTACGGTCTTTTTTGCCTCACTTACGTTCACCACTGATACGGATCCGGTAAGGTCTTTTCTCCTTTGGGTTCCGTAACCAACCACTACTACATCATCCAGCAGGGATGCGGTAGGTTGCAATTGAACAGTGATGGCATTGTTTCCGCGCAAGGTCACTTCCTTCACTGTGAAGCCTACACCGCTAATGACCAGTGTAGCACCCGGGGCGGCTTCAATGGTAAATGAACCATCAGCAGCAGTATAGGTTCCTTGCTTTGAACCTTTAACTGTAACAGATGCTCCTTCTACGGGAACTGAGGCATCTGATAAAACAACCCCTTTAAATGTTTTTTTTGTGTTTTGCTGCGCATGAGCAGAAGGAATAACGAGCTGTGATAGCGTGATGAGGAGTAAGAAAATACAGCCATTCACTAGCCGTTTGCAAGGCAATGTTAGTTTCATAAGCATTAAATCGTTTAGTGGTAAATGCAGAATAAGCTACCGATGTGAAATTGGTCAGATCATTTCACATTACTTCTCCTTCTAGTGTCATTATTTCAACCGAAAGTCTCAATAAGCAAAAAGCCATAGATGAATTTTAAAACCAGCATGAGGTGCTATGGTCATTTCCCTAACTTTAACTCTACCAGAAACCTCACGATTGTCCATTCCCAAGACCATACTACAGGTAGTGATCATGCTGATGCTATGTAGCAGTGGATGGGCGCAGTCGTACTATTTCAAACATTTCCAGGTAGAGAATGGGTTATCTAACAACGCGGTTGTTTGTAGTATACAAGACAAACTTGGTTTCTTGTGGTTTGGCACCAAGGACGGGCTGAACAGGTTTGATGGTTATACTTTCAAAACTTTTAGAACCGATGCTAACAATCCCGGCAGCATCGGCAGCAACTTCATTCATACATTGTATGAAGACCCAAGGGAAATATGTGGGTGGGTACTGAAGCAGGTTTATATAAATACGATCCTAAGTCAGAAAGCTTTCACTTGCTTGATGTAAAGATCAATTTTACCGTGAACCAGCTGGTGGTTGACCAGGAAGAAAACCTATGGCTAACGTCGGGGTTAACGCTGTATAAATACTCTTTCAACAAAAAGACATTAACCCCTTACGCACCTCAGCAATATTTTGAAGCTACAGCAATATGCACAGCGCCAGGTGGAACTTTATGGGTTTCTACCTCTAATGGTTACCTGGCAAGGTATGAGCGCGCAACCAACAGTTTCACCACTTTCGATCTTTTTCCGAATTCAAAGGCTACGTACAAGTGGATACAAAAAATAAAGGCTACAGGTAACGGTGAAATACTAGTGGGTACTGGTAACGCAGGTGTTAAGGTTTTTGATACGCGCAGGCTTAGCCACTACAATCTTGATCTAAATATTACCAACAGCGTCGATTTGTTTGTCAGGGACTTTTTAGAAACATCGACCAATGAATTATGGATAGGAACCGAGGCAGGCATATTTATCTATAACAGGCAGACCAAAAGCACAGTCAACCTAAAGAAACGTTACAACGATCCGTACACCATTTCTGACAATGCCATATATACATTTTGCAGGGACAAAGAAGGTGGTATATGGGCAGGTACATACTTCGGCGGCATCAACTATTATCCATCTCCTTTTACTCCATTTAAAAAAGACATTCCGCGTATCGGCGAAAATTCTTTGAGCGGAAATGTGATAAGGGAAATAACAGAAGATAAGTTTGGAAACCTGTGGATTGGTACTGAAGATGCAGGCTTGAACAAGCTGGATAAAGTAACAGGGAAGTATATAAACTATACAGCTTCAGGCGCCAGTGATGCATTGTCTTATTCTAATATTCATGGACTGCTGGCCACAGGCAATGAACTATGGATAGGAACATTTGAACATGGCCTGGATATACTGGATATAAGAACAGGAAAAGTGGTACGGCATTATGGCGCATCCGCCGGAAGCTCGCTCAAAAGCAACTTCATTTATACGATATACCAGGCACCAGGTGGTGAGATAATGATAGGCACCACTATTGGTATTTATGTATACAATGCTGCTAAAAAAGATTTTGAAGCAATGCCTGGTATGCCGCTGTACAATTGGTATACATCTATTGTAAAAGATGCAAATGGCATAATATGGTCGGGCACGTATGGCAACGGCATAAACTACTATGACAGCAAAACCGGCCATACAGGAAACTTCCGGTTTAGTGCTACAGACGGCAATAGCTTAAGCAGCGACCGCGTCAATTCTATTTTCGAGGACAAGGACCATGCTCTATGGTTTGCTACGGAAGATGGTTTGTGTAAATGGAATCCAGCTAAGAAAAATTTTAACCGTTACACCACCGACAATGGCTTACCCAGCAACTTTATCATTAGCATCTTACAAGATGATGATAAGAAGCTCTGGATAAGTACAACCAAAGGACTTGTATCCTTTGATCCGTCGGTGGAAAAAATACAGGTCTTCACAAGTGCCAATGGTTTGATATCTGACCAGTTCAATTTCAGCTCAGCTTACAAAGACGCTGGCGGAAGAATGTACTTCGGTAGTGCCAAAGGCATGATCTCTTTTCATCCTAGAGAGTTTCGGCACAACACCTATGATCCACCTGTGTATATCACAGGCTTCCAGGTAAACCATAAAGATCTTGCTGTAGAAGCGGAGCAATCGCCGCTGAAGAGTGCCATCAGTTTCACTGAAAAAATAAAGCTTGATTACGATCAATCAACCTTCAGCATCGACTTTGCTGCACTAAGTTTTACAGCACCTGAAATGCTGGAGTATGCTTACAAACTACAAGGGCTCAACAATGATTGGACATACCTGAAGACCAACCGTAAAGTTTACTTTACTAAGCTGGCACCCGGCAGGTATACGTTTATGGTGCGCGCCAGGAATAGCAGCGGTGTATGGAGTAAAGATGACACTCGACTTGTGATAGAAGTGCTACCGCCGTGGTGGGCGAACAACTGGGCCTATGCGGCTTATGCATTGGCTATTTTAACGATCATCTTTTACCTGCTATATAGCTATCACAAAACCACAGAAGAGAAAAACAGGAGGAAGATAGAGCTGCTTGAGATAGCAAAAGAGAAAGAGATCTTCACGGCTAAAATTGATTTTTTTACCAATGTAGCACATGAGATACGCACACCGCTAACACTGATAAAAGGGCCACTAAAAAAAGTGATACGAATAGCTGGTGGAATAGAGGAGTTACAAAAAAGTCTAAGCATCATGGAGCGCAATACCGACAGGTTGGTTGATCTTACCAACCAGCTGCTCGATTTCAGGCAAACAGAGATCAATGGATTTGGACTTTCCTTTGTTCATTATAACATCAACGAATTGCTGCACGATGCCTTTCAAAGCTTTACGGAGCTGGCGGAAGAAAAAGATCTTCAGTTTAATATCCACCTGCCTGCTGAACCGGTATACGCATATATAGACGCAGAAGGCATGAACAAGATCGTTTACAACTTATATGGTAACGCGGTAAAATATGCTTGCAGTAAGATTGACGTCCGGTTATTTCCCCATCCCACCGATGAGGCTTACTTTGTTGTACAGGTAGCGAATGACGGGTACATCATTCCGCCAGAACTAAAAGACAAAGTGTTCGAACCATTTTTCCGAATAAAAGAAACAGATCATATCAAAGGCACCGGTATAGGCCTTGCACTTTCCAGGACATTGGCACAGCTTCACAAAGGCGAGCTGGTACTGGAAGATCCACAGGATGGGATGAATATCTTTCAAATGGTATTACCTTACCACCAGCAGATAGAGTTCAACCTTTCTGCTGATAAAAAAATTAGAAAAAGAGCAGATGAAACCGAACATATTGGTAGTTGATGACAACGAGGATATCCTGGAATTTTTGAGCGATGAGCTGAACGAGAAATACCAGGTGACCACTGCACTTAATGGCAACGCTGCTTTAGCTGTTATGAAAGAAGCCGCTATCCAACTTGTGGTAAGCGATGTGATGATGCCTGAAGTAGATGGCTTTGAATTATGTAAAAAGATCAAATCTGACTTTGAACATTGTCATGTGCCAGTGATACTACTCACCGCTAAGAACACTTTACAATCTAAGATACAAGGGCTTGAACATGGCGCCGATGCCTATATAGAAAAGCCGTTCGATATAGAATACCTGGCGGTGCAGATAGCAACGCTTATCTCTAATCGTAATAAGGTAAGAGAGTACTTTATCCAGTCGCCATTGGTGCATATAAAGAGCATTGCCCACTCCAAGTCCGATGAACTGTTTCTTGAAAACTTAAACCAGGTAATTTTTGACAACCTGGATGAGCCAGAGCTGGATGTAGACAACCTGGCAAAGTACATGAATATGAGCCGGCCAACGCTTTTCAGGAAGATCAAGCTGGTGGCAGATCTTACACCACATGAACTTATCAATCTTACCCGCTTACGTAAAGCAGCAGAACTGCTGGCTGAAGGCGATTACAAGATCTACGAGATTTCAAACATGGTAGGGTATAACTCGCAGACGATCTTCGGTAGAAACTTCTTTAAGCAGTTTGGCTGTACACCTACAGAATACCAGAAGAAAAACCAGGCAGTAAAAAAATGATACTTTAAATTCTTTGTGTCTACTGCACCGCCAGTTTCCTTGCTTGGCTTACATTAGAGGAATCAAAGGTTGTTACCAGTAAGAAAACAAGCAAACAACCGGCACATACTATACAGGAACGAGGGGAAAAGAAACAGTTTGAAAACAGATAACCAGGAATAGATTTCAATGACAACCGAAACCCACAGCAAAGCAGCCAGCGCCTTTCTGCAAGACGAGGAGCGCAGCAAGTGGCACGATGATACGCTATGGTTTGTGCGTGCAAAGCGAGATAAAGCGGCTAACAAATTACCGGGATGGGAAGCATTGCGTGATGCAGCAGCAGCCATCAAAGAGCATACACTTTCCAGGCTTGATGAATACCTGGAAGAATTTGAAGCCAATGCCATTGCTAATGGTGTAAAAGTGCATTGGGCCAATGATGCAGCAGAACACAATTCCATTATCTATTCTATACTCCAGGAAAATAATGCGAAGCGGGTTGTAAAGAGCAAGTCGATGCTTACGGAGGAATGTGCTTTAAACCCATACCTGCAATCAAAAGGAGTAGAGGTAGTAGACACCGACCTGGGTGAATTCATTGTTCAACTACGTGATGAGCATCCAAGTCATATTGTACTTCCTGCCATTCACCTGAAGAAGCAGGATGTAAGCGATACTTTTCATCAGCATCTTCACACAGAAAAAAATAATAAAGACGAGGTATACCTGACACGTGCAGCCCGCAGTTTTTTGCGTGAGAAATATCTTACAGCAGATGCCGCTATTACAGGTGTCAATTTTGCCATTGCAGAAACGGGCGGTATTGTAGTATGTACCAATGAAGGCAATGCAGATTTTGGCGCTAATGCTAACAAGGTTCACATCGCCTGTATGGGTTTTGAAAAGCTTATTCCAAAGCTTGATCACTTATCTGTTTTTTTAAGATTACTTGCACGTAGTGCTACAGGCCAGCCAATCACTACTTATTCAAGCCATTTTAGAAAGCCAAAGCAAGGGCAACAAATGCACTTGGTGATAGTGAACAATGGCCGTGCAAATCAATTGAGTAAACCTGCATTTCGCAACTCATTAAAATGTATTCGTTGCGCAGCTTGTTTTAATACCTGCCCTGTTTATAGAAGAAGCGGCGGACATAGTTACCATACATCTATTGCTGGTCCTATAGGTAGCATACTTGCACCAAATATGGATATGCGCAAAAATGCCGACCTGCCTTTTGCCTCTACCTTATGCGGCTCATGCACCAATGTATGCCCGGTAAAAATTAATATTCACGAACAGCTGTACGCATGGCGGCAGGTGCTTATGAAAGAAGGATATGGTGGCGCAGCCAAAACTGCTGCTATGAAATCTATGTCTGTTGTTCTTTCTAATCCTAAACTATATAGGGTAAGTGGATCCGTTGGCCGCAGTGTAATGCGTCTTGCACCATGGTCGGTAAATAATAAGCTGAACCCATGGTATAAGCAACGCGATCTTCCTGAACCACCTAAACAAAGCTTCAGAGACTGGTACCTGAAAAACAAAACCAATGAGTAGCAGGCAGCAAATATTAGCAGCTATCAAAGCAGCACGTCCCGAACCTACGCCACTTCCTGCAATGGATTTTGCAGGAGATAAAAATGGAATGCTGGAAGAGTACATCACCACCCTTACAGGCATAGGAGGAAATTGTATTGTAGCGGAAGACCTGCAAGTAGTGAATGATCACATTGCTGATCAGCTTGCTGCGGGAAAGCAGGTTGTGCAAACAATAGATACATTGGCAGCTTACAATGCCGAAGCCTTCAAAGATGCAACTGCCCTTGCGCTCGAAACGGTAGATACAGCTTATGTAAAAGGAGAATTAGCGGTAGCAGAAAATGGTGCTGTATATGTTCCTGAGAAGAATATGCTGCACAGGGTATTACCATTTATCTGCCAGCATCTTGTTTTTGTAGTAAATGAAAAGCAACTGGTACCTACTATGCACGAAGCCTATGCTACCAACATCATGAATGGAGATGACTATGGTGTTTTTATAGCGGGTCCATCTAAAACAGCTGATATAGAACAGTCGCTGGTGATAGGTGCGCATGGTCCCTTAAATCTTACCGTTTTTATGGTACAAGACAATAAAGGCAGCTAAACCATTTGCACTTACTACAACACCTGTTGTTTATATTTATTAATAAACCGAAACAAAACCCATAAGATTCTAATGAAGCAATTAATTGCATGTTTATTGTTGGCAACCGCTATTGGTGGACTAACATCTTGTAAAGATCAAAAAGGAACTACCATGAATGAAGAAAAAGCAAAAGCAGGTATAACAAGTAAAGATTGGGGCGAAGCCGATGGGAAGAAGGTAATGCTGTACACGCTTACCAACAACAGCGGCATGGAAGTAAAGATCACCAACTATGGCGGCATTGTTACCTCGTGGATGGCACCGGGTAAAGATGGTTCCAATGCTAATATCGTTCTTGGCTTCGATGACCTGCAAGGCTATATGGCGCCACCACCATATTTTGGAGCTATCATTGGTCGCTATGGCAATAGGATATCAAAAGGAAAATTTTCTATAGACGGACAGGAATATACTCTTGCAACAAACAATGGTCAAAACCACTTACATGGCGGTGACAAAGGCTTTGATAAAGTAGTATGGGATGCAGCACCTGTAAATGAAAATGAACCGGCTCTCACACTTACTTACCTGAGTAAAGATGGTGAAGAAGGTTATCCGGGAAACTTAAAAGTAACTGTGAAATATACTTTGACAGATGCCAACGAGCTGTTGATAGAATATGATGCAGAAACAGATAAAGCTACTCCTGTTAATCTCACCAATCATAGCTATTTCAATCTTTCAGGCGATCATACCACTGGTATATTGAATCACTCGCTGATGATAGATGCAGATAAATATACTCCCGTAGATACTACACTTATACCTACTGGAGAATTAAAAGATGTAACTGGGACTCCTTTTGATTTCAGGCAATTCAAACAAATAGGAGCAGACATAGCAAAAGTAGAAGGTGGCTACGATCACAATTGGGTATTGAACAGGAAAGGAAGTGACCTGCAACGTGTAGCCGTTCTTTCAGATGCAGCAAGCGGACGCCAGTTAGAAGTTCATACCACTGAGCCTGGAATCCAATTCTACTCTGGTAACTTCTTAGATGGCACACTATCAACCAGTAATGGTAAGGCTATCAACAAACACGCAGCGCTATGTTTAGAAACGCAGCACTTTCCTGACTCGCCTAATCAACCATCTTTCCCAACCACTATACTAAAGCCGGGCGAGAAGTATCATACAGTTACTAAGTACGTGGTAACAGTAGCGAAATAGACTACTTCTAAAATAATGATTAAAGAAGCCGGCTTTCTGCCGGCTTTTTTTGTAGAACAGTGAGAGAAAAACTTTGGTTCTCAGGTTCAACTTTTTGTGCTTGTTTTTGTTTGGTTTTAGCAATCATGTCCATAAAACCTTAATATCTAAACAGAAGGTTTGGATGGTACTGAGGAATGCTTTTTTAGTATAAGGCATTTGCTAATCTACCCATGAGAAACTTATGTTGAACACTTTTACTATTGACATCGTACCTGGTAATGATGAGCAGCGATTAGATGCACTTTACCGGTATAAAATATTAGATGCGCCTTCAGAAGAATCCTTCAACAACCTAACTCAAATTATTGCTGATGTTTTTGATGTGCCCATTGCCCTGATCTCACTTGTAGATAAAGAGCGTGTGGTATTTAAAGGTAATGTAGGTATGCCCGGCGTGAAGAATGTAGACCGCGGCTTAAGCTTGTGCTCACTGGCTGTTTTATCCGATGGGCCAACTATTATAAATAATACTTTAGAAGATCCATGCTTGCTTATGAACCCGCTGGTACATGGCGATTTTGGACTCAGGTTTTATGCCGGTGCACCACTGGTTACGCCTGATGGTTTCAACATAGGAACAGTTTGCATAGTAGATAAGAAGCCACGCAATTTCACAGATCGTGAACAGGAAAGACTACAAAGATTTGCCTCAACCGTTATGCACGAAATAGAATTGCGACTTGGTGCACGGCAGCAGGCAGAGGCTGAACAGGAGGTAAGACAAAAGAATATAGAGCTTAATGATCTTAATAAGGAGCTGCGGTTCCTGATGGATACCATTCCACAGCTAACATGGTCAACAAATGCTGAAGGTGAAATAGATTTTGTAAACAACGGCTGGATGGACTACACAGGCCTTCGCTTCGAAGATCTTTTAGGTAATGGTTGGCTGCAGACTATTCATCCATTAGATCAACAGGAAGTAAACAAGATCTGGAAAAGTGCAGTTGCATCAGGAAGTAATTATGAAGTTCAGTATCGCTTACGTAAAAGCGATGGCAGCTACAGGTGGTTCTTAGCCAGGGGCAACGCCATGAAAGACAGCAATGGGAAAATATTGAAGTGGTATGGCACAACTACAGATATTCATGATCAGAAGAATGCAGAGGAGGTGCTTGAAAAAAGAGTGCAGGAAAGAACAGCTGAGATAGAACTGCAGAAGACTCTATTGAATAATATTCTTACCAACTCGCCCAGCGGAATAGTTGTGTATATGCCTGTTCGCAATAACACCGGTGAGGTAACAGACTTTACATGTGTGCTGGCAAACCAGGCTGCGGAGCAATTTACCGAAATACCCAATGAGTGGCGGATGACCAAGACGCTATTGCAAATCGCGCCGCAACTAAAGGAGTCTCCACTGTTTCAAATGGCAGTTACCGCCTTAGAACAAGGAAAAGATTTCCAGGCTGAGTATTATAATGAGCCGATCAAAAAATGGTTTTCGCTTTCGGTGGTAAAAATGGATGATGACCACCTGATCAATGTATTTTCAGATATAACGTCAAGGAAGGAAACACAGCTACAGCTAGAGCATACCGTAGAAGAACTAAAAAGATCGAATGATGAGTTGGAACAATTTGCCTACGTGGCTTCGCACGACCTGCAGGAGCCGCTGCGGAAGATCCGGTTTTTCAACAATATGATCTCGGAAAAAGTGGTGCTGCAGAATGATGCGGTACGTTACATTTCTAAAGTAGAAGAATCAGCCAGCCGCATGTCTGCTCTTATCATCAACCTGCTCGAATATTCCAGGCTAAACCAGTCGGGCAAGCAGTTTGAAAAAGTAGATCTTACAACGGTGGTTAAAAGAGTGGTCT from Aridibaculum aurantiacum includes:
- a CDS encoding PAS domain-containing protein; protein product: MLNTFTIDIVPGNDEQRLDALYRYKILDAPSEESFNNLTQIIADVFDVPIALISLVDKERVVFKGNVGMPGVKNVDRGLSLCSLAVLSDGPTIINNTLEDPCLLMNPLVHGDFGLRFYAGAPLVTPDGFNIGTVCIVDKKPRNFTDREQERLQRFASTVMHEIELRLGARQQAEAEQEVRQKNIELNDLNKELRFLMDTIPQLTWSTNAEGEIDFVNNGWMDYTGLRFEDLLGNGWLQTIHPLDQQEVNKIWKSAVASGSNYEVQYRLRKSDGSYRWFLARGNAMKDSNGKILKWYGTTTDIHDQKNAEEVLEKRVQERTAEIELQKTLLNNILTNSPSGIVVYMPVRNNTGEVTDFTCVLANQAAEQFTEIPNEWRMTKTLLQIAPQLKESPLFQMAVTALEQGKDFQAEYYNEPIKKWFSLSVVKMDDDHLINVFSDITSRKETQLQLEHTVEELKRSNDELEQFAYVASHDLQEPLRKIRFFNNMISEKVVLQNDAVRYISKVEESASRMSALIINLLEYSRLNQSGKQFEKVDLTTVVKRVVSDYELLIQQKQAKVSIATLDVVEANPLQMNQLFFNIIGNSLKFSNDDIPPVVEITSCKLPEEQKQHFPHLKQKKDYHCITIRDNGIGFQQEYANKIFSIFQRLNERSMYGGYGIGMAICKKIIDVHQGAIYAEGEPMKGAAFTIILPYEQE